The Flavobacteriales bacterium genome window below encodes:
- a CDS encoding T9SS type A sorting domain-containing protein codes for MGAIQSFRLILLNTMVLLIGFSNISYGAYCSTPSSTVAITPTTTAQQSASYNSGKRAFSFTATAGCTYYFETCGYSTADTYLRLYSGLGTTLLASGDDNCGLQSAITWTCSSSGTYSVLLTKSSCANLNSATRLNYYIASCVAPYDPCASITSIPTCGTSVTASMSGTGAGWSPSSCGYSTPGQEKLFSFTPSASGNYSINVTAISGGYIDFFWKDASSGCNATGWNCIQDIVSTGTYYGGTSISLTAGVTYYFLLDPEGSGSYSATFSIGCPAAAVSNDICSSATPITCGQTLSGTTIGATSTGETTLNGGTCGTSITQAGVWYVVTGTGQDVLASLCGTSWDSKISVFSGSCGALTCIGGIDDNGPACTGLSASYSFSTVAGTAYYILVHGYSSDSNFDLTLSCSTPDPLSAAVSSPACTNGSISLSVTGQVGTVDWYTGSCGGTYIGSGNPFSTVITGATTYYARNNAGSVLSSGCASVSVSPNAIPSAPMVTGSSICYGATGPVSSSSTVSWYNASSGGTLLGTGTSYTSGSLTSTTTIYAEENVGGCLSSRSAAVIAVNPLPSSIASTNCSSTGCYIADANNWVLMPNPANELVASVYDASGGNALGNTMADVLINTSVQSFNGMPYLQRVITITPTSNGPAQVKLYFTNAEFAALQAADPSLNSISQLGVTKFAGPGLSGASVYVAPSQITANTPYAGVNEITITVTGFSTFVIHRNVNATPLAIHLASFDARPVTDHVSIEWVTASEENNDFFLIERSEDGISFERILEHDGAGNSNHTLHYAMDDNSPLTGWSYYRLRQVDYDGHSTVSQVKAVYFDPSENDITVYPNPAISGSVVQIKGSYSGSIEIFSMSGQLVKSIQNSSSISTEDLTPGVYFVRFGGNGAAKKLIIE; via the coding sequence ATGGGCGCAATTCAATCTTTCCGTTTAATCCTTCTTAACACAATGGTGTTGTTGATTGGATTTTCCAATATCTCTTATGGAGCTTATTGCTCTACTCCTTCTTCTACGGTTGCTATTACTCCGACCACTACTGCGCAACAAAGTGCGTCGTACAATTCAGGTAAACGTGCATTTAGCTTTACGGCTACTGCAGGGTGTACCTATTATTTCGAAACTTGTGGGTATTCCACTGCAGATACCTATTTGCGTTTGTACTCCGGATTGGGTACAACATTACTTGCAAGCGGCGATGATAATTGTGGTCTTCAGTCGGCCATTACCTGGACCTGCTCCAGCTCCGGGACCTATTCAGTTTTATTGACAAAAAGCTCTTGTGCGAACCTGAATTCGGCCACAAGACTGAATTATTATATTGCTTCATGCGTTGCTCCGTATGATCCTTGCGCTTCCATCACTTCTATTCCCACATGCGGTACCAGCGTAACAGCTTCGATGTCGGGAACCGGTGCCGGATGGTCGCCCTCTTCTTGCGGATATTCTACTCCCGGTCAGGAAAAACTTTTTTCATTTACACCATCTGCCAGTGGTAATTATTCCATTAATGTAACCGCCATTTCCGGTGGATATATTGACTTTTTCTGGAAAGATGCTTCATCGGGTTGCAATGCAACGGGGTGGAATTGTATTCAGGATATTGTTTCTACCGGGACTTACTATGGCGGTACTTCTATTTCACTTACTGCGGGTGTTACTTATTATTTTTTACTCGATCCGGAAGGAAGTGGATCTTATTCTGCTACCTTTTCGATTGGTTGTCCTGCTGCTGCCGTTAGCAATGATATCTGCTCTTCTGCAACACCCATCACCTGTGGCCAAACCTTAAGCGGAACTACCATTGGTGCCACTTCTACTGGTGAAACCACGTTGAATGGCGGAACATGCGGCACCTCGATTACTCAAGCAGGCGTATGGTATGTGGTTACAGGAACCGGTCAGGATGTTCTTGCCAGTTTATGCGGTACTTCGTGGGACAGTAAAATTTCTGTTTTTTCGGGATCATGCGGTGCATTAACCTGCATTGGAGGAATAGATGATAATGGTCCTGCCTGCACTGGACTTTCTGCCTCCTATTCTTTTTCTACCGTAGCAGGAACTGCTTATTACATTTTGGTTCATGGATATTCTTCGGATTCGAATTTCGATTTGACTTTGAGTTGTTCAACTCCGGATCCACTTTCAGCAGCAGTATCATCTCCTGCCTGTACGAATGGTTCCATTTCACTTAGTGTTACGGGTCAGGTAGGAACTGTTGACTGGTACACCGGATCATGCGGTGGCACCTACATCGGTAGCGGAAATCCCTTTTCCACTGTAATCACTGGTGCAACCACCTATTATGCCCGCAACAATGCAGGAAGCGTATTAAGCAGCGGTTGTGCGAGTGTCAGCGTATCTCCCAATGCAATTCCTTCTGCACCTATGGTGACGGGTTCAAGCATTTGTTATGGTGCTACAGGTCCTGTATCGAGCAGCAGCACTGTTTCGTGGTATAACGCGAGTTCAGGAGGAACTTTATTGGGAACAGGAACAAGTTATACCAGCGGAAGCTTAACCTCAACCACGACTATTTATGCGGAAGAAAATGTAGGCGGATGTTTGAGTTCAAGATCTGCTGCAGTGATTGCCGTAAATCCACTCCCCTCTTCTATTGCCAGCACGAATTGCAGTTCAACCGGTTGTTATATTGCCGATGCGAATAACTGGGTTTTAATGCCGAATCCTGCCAATGAACTTGTGGCTTCGGTTTACGATGCCAGCGGTGGAAATGCATTGGGTAATACCATGGCTGATGTATTGATTAATACCAGCGTTCAATCCTTTAACGGAATGCCTTACCTGCAACGTGTAATTACCATTACTCCAACATCGAATGGTCCTGCCCAGGTAAAACTTTATTTCACCAATGCTGAATTTGCTGCCTTGCAAGCTGCGGATCCTTCGTTGAATTCCATTTCTCAATTAGGTGTTACCAAATTTGCAGGTCCTGGTTTAAGCGGTGCATCTGTTTACGTTGCTCCTTCGCAGATTACAGCGAATACGCCATATGCCGGTGTAAATGAAATTACCATTACCGTGACTGGCTTTTCAACCTTTGTGATTCATCGAAATGTTAATGCAACTCCACTTGCCATTCACCTTGCTTCATTCGATGCTCGTCCCGTAACCGATCATGTTTCCATTGAGTGGGTAACTGCTTCTGAAGAAAACAATGATTTCTTTTTAATTGAGCGTTCGGAAGATGGTATTTCGTTTGAACGTATTCTGGAACATGATGGCGCGGGTAACAGCAATCACACACTACATTATGCCATGGATGACAATTCTCCTCTTACAGGATGGTCGTACTATCGTCTGCGCCAGGTGGATTATGATGGTCACAGTACCGTTTCTCAAGTGAAAGCTGTTTATTTTGATCCAAGTGAAAATGATATCACCGTGTATCCAAATCCTGCTATCAGCGGAAGTGTGGTTCAAATTAAAGGAAGCTACAGCGGATCCATCGAAATCTTCTCGATGAGTGGTCAATTAGTAAAATCCATTCAAAACAGCAGTTCTATTTCTACCGAAGATCTTACACCCGGGGTTTACTTTGTACGCTTCGGTGGAAATGGTGCCGCTAAAAAATTAATTATCGAATAA
- a CDS encoding patatin-like phospholipase family protein, translated as MSTERQQAFERLNIPEGNRVILCLDGGGIRGIMTLQLLKKMEELAGIPLYKLVDMVAGTSTGGIIAGLIAKGFTATEIEEKYVELVTEVFLKKGMLANRFLNPPLYSKANYRKRLKEILGNVSLENVCEETETDLLITSKDLAASEETFFACFRNGEEYHGMYKSVLLRAVLEATMSAPTYFTPLERFVDGGTTTYNNPSLAAIMEAVRYSGRGKYFSDKLTVFSLGTGTSVKFVKPEETINPKGLDVAFWLNYVMEEASADASDMQLDLIRSGLMNGLDYRRFQLSLDQSSLRKMPNRKIKKVAGIKAEWLWDISNEELDGIGLDEVAKFDLMKDIGEAMVDFICPEYHPEKGNWFKKDLVNEKGRDELVSAFGDMERIKAQMSDPDWLDHFEL; from the coding sequence ATGAGTACAGAACGTCAACAAGCATTTGAACGACTGAATATTCCGGAAGGAAATCGGGTTATCCTTTGCCTCGATGGAGGAGGAATACGGGGAATTATGACGCTCCAGCTTCTGAAAAAAATGGAAGAATTGGCAGGAATTCCCTTGTATAAATTAGTGGATATGGTGGCGGGGACATCCACCGGAGGAATAATTGCAGGACTCATTGCAAAAGGATTTACGGCAACCGAAATCGAAGAAAAATACGTGGAGCTGGTCACCGAAGTATTCCTGAAAAAGGGAATGCTGGCCAACCGCTTTTTAAATCCGCCGCTTTATTCCAAAGCCAATTACCGGAAGCGATTAAAAGAAATTTTAGGTAATGTAAGTTTAGAAAATGTATGCGAAGAAACAGAAACCGACTTGCTGATTACTTCTAAAGATTTAGCCGCGAGCGAAGAAACGTTTTTCGCTTGTTTCAGAAATGGAGAAGAATACCATGGCATGTACAAATCTGTTTTACTCCGAGCCGTACTTGAAGCAACCATGTCGGCACCCACCTATTTTACCCCATTAGAACGATTTGTGGATGGGGGGACAACTACCTACAATAATCCATCACTGGCTGCCATTATGGAGGCAGTGAGATATAGTGGAAGAGGAAAATATTTTTCCGATAAATTAACCGTGTTCAGTCTCGGAACAGGAACATCCGTAAAATTTGTGAAGCCAGAAGAAACCATTAATCCGAAAGGACTCGATGTCGCGTTTTGGTTAAACTACGTAATGGAAGAAGCCAGCGCAGATGCATCCGATATGCAACTCGATTTAATCCGGAGTGGATTAATGAACGGACTCGACTACCGGCGTTTTCAGCTATCGCTCGATCAGTCCTCCTTACGTAAAATGCCTAACCGGAAAATTAAGAAGGTAGCAGGAATAAAAGCAGAATGGTTATGGGATATCAGCAATGAAGAATTGGATGGAATAGGATTGGATGAGGTGGCCAAATTTGATTTGATGAAAGACATCGGCGAGGCCATGGTCGATTTTATTTGTCCCGAATACCATCCCGAAAAAGGAAACTGGTTTAAAAAAGATTTGGTCAATGAAAAGGGACGAGATGAATTGGTTTCTGCATTTGGCGATATGGAACGCATCAAAGCCCAGATGAGTGATCCGGATTGGCTGGATCATTTCGAATTATAA
- a CDS encoding YdcF family protein, whose protein sequence is MKKIWLKRIIGACLGFALILLILLFYANQRIISSSQGKIYADVHEIPANDFGLVLGTSKYLGRYLNPYFKRRIEAAAELYHEGKVKHLVVSGDNSSDVYNEPEDMKRMLMEKGVPSDAITCDYAGLRTFDSMIRMKEIFGCSKFTIISQQFHNERALYIAECNALDCIAFNAKEVYRGPKSLLREYFARLNAVLDNWFGTQPKYLGKKEFIVLRHQR, encoded by the coding sequence ATGAAAAAAATCTGGTTGAAACGCATTATTGGGGCTTGCCTTGGATTTGCTTTGATTTTGCTGATTTTACTTTTTTATGCCAATCAGCGAATCATCTCCTCTTCGCAGGGAAAAATATACGCTGATGTGCATGAAATTCCTGCCAATGATTTCGGACTGGTCCTCGGAACCTCGAAATATCTTGGTCGCTATTTGAATCCCTATTTTAAACGAAGAATTGAAGCTGCTGCGGAGTTGTATCATGAAGGCAAAGTAAAGCACCTTGTGGTAAGTGGCGATAACTCTTCTGATGTTTATAATGAGCCGGAGGATATGAAACGCATGTTGATGGAAAAAGGAGTTCCTTCGGATGCCATCACCTGTGATTATGCCGGATTGAGAACCTTCGACTCGATGATTCGCATGAAGGAAATTTTCGGTTGTTCGAAATTCACCATTATTTCGCAACAATTCCACAATGAACGAGCATTGTATATTGCGGAATGTAATGCTTTGGATTGCATTGCGTTTAACGCCAAAGAAGTTTATCGTGGTCCCAAATCGCTCCTGCGCGAATATTTTGCACGGTTAAATGCTGTGTTAGATAATTGGTTCGGGACTCAACCCAAATACCTCGGAAAAAAGGAATTTATCGTGCTAAGGCATCAAAGATAA